Proteins from a single region of Ananas comosus cultivar F153 linkage group 3, ASM154086v1, whole genome shotgun sequence:
- the LOC109707719 gene encoding mitochondrial inner membrane protein OXA1-like (The sequence of the model RefSeq protein was modified relative to this genomic sequence to represent the inferred CDS: added 38 bases not found in genome assembly) gives AAAAAPAPYAGEVAAAAADSFFPVAALQYLIDGVHSVTGLNWWACIALTTILIRSATVPLLLNQLKATVKLNMMRPELEQLKQEMQNSMDPQSLQEGQKRMNALFRKYGVTPFTPLKGVFIQGPIFVSFFFAISNMVEKVPSFKGGGALWFTDLTTPDQLYIFPVLTSLTFLATVELNMQEGMEGNPMANKMKNFSRVLALFTVPFTASFPKAIFCYWITSNIFSLLYGFALKRPPVRKFLNLPEIVPQAAGAPQPSFSFFGNSKSITPVASPLQAKEATQSITTERRVSSSAVMSQRIRNLEKTVKARGKPKRR, from the exons tcgccgccgccgcggccgattCCTTCTTCCCAGTGGCGGCGCTGCAGTACTTGATCGATGGGGTTCACTCGGTCACGGGGCTTAATTG GTGGGCTTGTATTGCGCTGACGACCATCTTGATTCGAAGTGCTACAGTTCCGCTTCTTCTTAACCAGTTGAAGGCCACCGTGAAGCTTAAC ATGATGAGACCAGAGTTAGAACAGCTAAAGCAAGAAATGCAAAAC TCCATGGATCCACAATCTCTTCAGGAGGGTCAAAAGCGAATGAATGCGTTATTCCGGAA GTATGGTGTTACTCCATTTactccactgaaaggagttttcatccaagggcccaTCTTTGTTAGCTTTTTCTTCGCA ATTTCAAACATGGTCGAGAAAGTTCCATCATTCAAAGGAGGGGGAGCATTATGGTTTACCGATTTGACAACTCCTGATCAGTTATACATTTTTCCAGTGTTAACATCATTGACCTTCTTGGCCACAGTAGAG CTAAACATGCAAGAAGGTATGGAAGGGAATCCTATGGCAAATAAGATGAAGAATTTTTCAAGAGTACTTGCTCTTTTTACTGTCCCCTTTACAGCAAGCTTCCCAAAG GCCATCTTTTGCTATTGGATcacatcaaatattttttctcttctataTGGATTTG cacttaAACGCCCACCTGTAAGGAAGTTTTTGAATCTTCCTGAGATAGTACCTCAGGCAGCTGGAGCACCACAACCaagcttttctttctttgggAATTCCAAGTCTATTACTCCTGTAGCCTCTCCACTACAAGCTAAGGAAGCTACCCAATCAATTACAACAGAAAGAAGGGTGTCTTCATCTGCCGTCATGAGTCAGCGGATTAGAAACTTGGAGAAAACTGTGAAAGCTAGAGGCAAGCCTAAAAGAAGGTGA